A section of the Mesorhizobium loti genome encodes:
- a CDS encoding GNAT family N-acetyltransferase, giving the protein MAGQAMRIVAVADQAGQPASPDVVGLGAIAHYTARLHSSFDSVRPLWQRLEATGLCTGHQGLAWVEGIAKRLMPGSAELLVVEVNDAVTGAPAMLLPLMRRRALGHHVIEWLSCGVCDYSAPLLADARPWTRQGADAAWVAVRAVLPPADRIHIAGIPRQIHGVANPLALLSATRDSIQIASGLAMHGEPATLIKRICKSSFAKNFHKHCRRFEQMGRLDLAEAETPDMVEKQFATLLELRLNRFRELGRFDLLTQAPVVEFYRNAALQGLSDGSVRLFGLRVGQTYLAVIYVLVMKGTLHALLLGIDHDAVPNASPGLTTIGKLMMWGVTQGLGYFDLSVGSQGYKQHIGASSSVLAELCEPITLRGSGATAYIKLRNRIELFVRSKPELYKAVQGVMRRLRRLKT; this is encoded by the coding sequence GTGGCAGGCCAGGCAATGCGAATAGTAGCGGTAGCGGATCAAGCGGGCCAACCGGCTTCCCCCGATGTCGTCGGTCTGGGCGCCATCGCGCACTATACGGCGCGTCTGCACTCCAGCTTCGACAGCGTAAGGCCGCTGTGGCAGCGCCTTGAGGCGACCGGCCTCTGCACCGGCCATCAAGGCCTTGCCTGGGTGGAAGGGATCGCCAAGCGGCTGATGCCCGGAAGTGCCGAGCTGCTGGTCGTCGAGGTCAACGACGCCGTCACGGGCGCGCCGGCCATGTTGCTGCCCCTGATGCGGCGCCGGGCGCTTGGACACCATGTCATCGAATGGCTGAGCTGCGGCGTGTGCGATTACTCAGCGCCGCTGCTGGCCGATGCGAGACCCTGGACCAGGCAAGGTGCCGATGCGGCATGGGTAGCGGTCCGCGCCGTGCTGCCGCCGGCGGACCGCATTCACATCGCGGGCATTCCGCGACAGATCCACGGCGTCGCCAATCCGCTGGCGCTGCTTTCGGCGACGCGCGACTCCATCCAGATCGCCTCGGGCCTGGCCATGCATGGCGAGCCGGCGACGCTGATCAAGCGCATCTGCAAATCGTCCTTCGCCAAGAATTTCCACAAGCACTGCCGCCGCTTCGAACAGATGGGCAGGCTCGACCTGGCCGAGGCCGAGACACCGGATATGGTGGAAAAGCAGTTCGCGACGCTGCTGGAACTCAGGCTCAATCGCTTCCGCGAGCTCGGGCGTTTCGACCTGCTGACGCAGGCACCGGTCGTCGAGTTCTATCGCAACGCCGCCCTGCAAGGCCTGTCCGACGGCTCGGTGCGGCTGTTCGGGCTGCGTGTCGGGCAAACCTATCTCGCCGTCATCTACGTGCTGGTCATGAAGGGCACCTTGCATGCGCTTCTGCTCGGGATCGACCACGACGCGGTGCCCAACGCCTCGCCGGGCCTGACGACAATCGGCAAGCTGATGATGTGGGGGGTGACGCAAGGGCTCGGCTATTTCGACCTGTCGGTCGGCAGCCAGGGCTACAAGCAGCATATCGGCGCTTCAAGCTCGGTACTGGCGGAGTTGTGCGAGCCGATCACGCTGCGGGGCAGCGGGGCGACCGCCTATATCAAGCTGCGCAACAGGATCGAGCTTTTCGTGCGCTCCAAGCCGGAACTGTACAAGGCCGTGCAGGGTGTGATGCGCCGGTTGCGGCGATTGAAGACTTGA
- a CDS encoding EthD family reductase yields MAKMLVIYKTPADPVAFERHYHDIHVPLAKQLPGLRRYEISRSPIMNVLPGETPYRVAILYFDSPEAIRTAFASEIGRACAEDRRKFASDDDLVTMLLFDTEPL; encoded by the coding sequence ATGGCCAAGATGCTCGTCATCTACAAAACCCCCGCCGATCCCGTCGCCTTCGAGCGCCATTATCACGACATTCACGTGCCGCTGGCCAAGCAATTGCCCGGACTGCGGCGCTACGAGATCAGCCGTTCGCCGATCATGAATGTCCTGCCGGGCGAGACGCCCTACAGGGTCGCCATCCTCTATTTCGACAGTCCGGAGGCCATTCGCACGGCCTTTGCCAGCGAGATCGGCCGGGCCTGCGCGGAGGACCGGCGAAAGTTCGCCAGCGATGACGATCTGGTGACGATGCTGCTCTTCGACACCGAGCCGCTCTGA
- the ligD gene encoding DNA ligase D produces the protein MPAPAKLKTYRAKREFSRTPEPAGGLIAGGGNRFVVHKHHATADHYDLRLQVGDVLKSWAVPRGPSLNPADKRLAVETEDHPLEYIDFEGVIPEGEYGGGPMIVWDAGTWAPMDDVEKSLRTGAFKFRLAGDKLNGGWMLTRLKPKPGEDAEKKNWLLFKERDLAADTALNILEARPESVKSGLRIEELAAAAKPAAKSAPKPGSLKPSTLPGAVKAPALSRIEPQLATQVPKPPGGESVAENTNEPWLHEIKFDGYRTMAHVSDGQVRLITRGGIDWTRRYGDLPHAFAKLPCREAIIDGEIVVLDGRGISRFALLQDALAEGAGSKLHFYAFDLLHLDGWDLTKVPLIRRKAMLGELLAGLGANSAIQFSDHVEGSGQGLYDQATELGLEGVVSKRANAIYQSGRTKSWTKCKALQKDDFVIAGYTTSQAAEGLAALGMAEWEDGELHYRGKVGTGFDRDTAEDLLARLEPLTSGASAPEGVPREIMREMHWVKPLFSARIHYANRTADNSLRHGVFRGLRDVGLSTPVSAKRKRLISEADLATIWVTNPERRLFGKTGPTKLDIAVYYALVGDFMLPHILGRPVSLVRCPTGLPKDCFFQRHAFTGMPPSVVTFQSTNSEGETKSYLSVEGAKGYLALAQFGVVEFHTWGTHRASLDKPDQIVFDLDPGEGISWREVVEAAVHIKGELEGLGLVPFAKTSGGSGIHITVPVTPRQNWKKLHQATSAIATHLTATAPDTFTTTMGKENRKKRIFIDYHRNARGHTSAAPYSLRARTNLPASTPVSWSDLEAIDAPQDLNYSSLPGLLETSGDPWAEIDEFARDLPTLRSSS, from the coding sequence ATGCCGGCTCCCGCCAAACTCAAGACCTATCGCGCCAAGCGCGAATTCTCCAGGACGCCAGAGCCGGCGGGCGGGCTCATTGCCGGCGGCGGCAACCGCTTCGTCGTCCACAAGCACCACGCCACGGCGGACCACTATGACCTGCGCCTGCAGGTCGGCGATGTGCTGAAGAGTTGGGCGGTGCCACGCGGGCCTTCGCTCAACCCGGCCGACAAGAGGCTGGCGGTGGAGACCGAGGACCATCCGCTCGAATATATCGACTTCGAGGGCGTCATCCCCGAGGGCGAGTATGGCGGCGGGCCGATGATCGTATGGGACGCCGGCACATGGGCGCCGATGGACGATGTGGAGAAGAGCCTGAGGACCGGCGCCTTCAAGTTCCGGTTGGCCGGCGACAAGCTCAATGGCGGCTGGATGCTGACGCGCCTGAAGCCCAAGCCCGGCGAGGACGCGGAGAAGAAAAACTGGCTGCTGTTCAAGGAGCGCGACCTTGCCGCCGACACGGCGCTGAACATCCTCGAAGCGCGGCCGGAAAGCGTGAAATCGGGATTGCGCATCGAGGAGCTGGCGGCGGCGGCGAAGCCGGCCGCGAAGTCCGCGCCCAAGCCGGGTTCGCTGAAACCAAGCACGCTGCCTGGCGCCGTCAAGGCACCGGCGCTCAGCCGCATCGAGCCGCAGCTGGCGACGCAGGTGCCAAAGCCGCCGGGCGGCGAAAGCGTTGCCGAGAACACGAACGAGCCCTGGCTGCACGAGATCAAGTTCGACGGTTACCGCACCATGGCGCATGTTTCCGACGGGCAGGTGCGGTTGATCACCCGTGGCGGCATAGACTGGACAAGACGCTACGGCGACCTGCCGCACGCCTTCGCCAAATTGCCGTGCCGCGAGGCGATCATCGATGGCGAGATCGTCGTGCTGGATGGCCGGGGCATCAGCCGCTTCGCGCTGCTGCAGGACGCGCTGGCCGAAGGCGCCGGCAGCAAGCTGCATTTCTATGCCTTCGATCTCCTGCATCTCGACGGCTGGGACCTGACGAAGGTGCCGCTCATCCGGCGCAAGGCGATGTTGGGCGAGTTGCTCGCCGGTCTCGGCGCCAATTCCGCCATCCAGTTCTCCGACCATGTCGAAGGCTCGGGGCAGGGGCTTTACGACCAGGCGACGGAGCTCGGGCTGGAAGGCGTCGTGTCCAAGCGCGCCAATGCCATCTACCAGAGCGGCCGCACCAAGAGCTGGACCAAATGCAAGGCGCTGCAGAAGGACGATTTCGTCATCGCGGGCTACACGACCTCGCAAGCGGCGGAAGGGCTGGCCGCACTTGGCATGGCCGAGTGGGAGGACGGCGAACTGCACTATCGCGGCAAGGTCGGCACCGGCTTCGACCGCGATACGGCGGAGGATTTGCTGGCCCGGCTGGAGCCGCTGACGTCAGGCGCGTCCGCGCCCGAAGGCGTGCCGCGCGAAATCATGCGCGAGATGCATTGGGTGAAGCCGCTGTTTTCGGCGCGCATCCACTATGCCAACCGCACGGCGGACAATTCGTTGCGCCATGGCGTGTTTCGCGGCCTCAGGGATGTCGGCCTGTCGACGCCGGTCTCGGCCAAGCGCAAGCGGCTGATATCCGAGGCGGACCTCGCCACCATCTGGGTGACCAATCCGGAGCGGCGGCTGTTCGGCAAGACCGGGCCGACCAAGCTCGACATCGCCGTCTATTACGCGCTGGTGGGCGATTTCATGCTGCCGCACATCCTCGGCCGGCCGGTGTCGCTGGTGCGCTGCCCGACCGGCCTGCCCAAGGATTGCTTCTTCCAGCGCCACGCCTTCACCGGCATGCCGCCCTCGGTGGTGACGTTCCAGTCGACCAATTCCGAAGGCGAAACCAAATCCTATCTCTCGGTCGAAGGCGCCAAGGGCTATCTGGCGCTGGCGCAGTTCGGCGTCGTGGAGTTCCACACCTGGGGCACGCACCGCGCCAGTCTCGACAAGCCCGACCAGATCGTCTTCGACCTCGACCCGGGCGAGGGGATTTCGTGGCGCGAGGTGGTGGAGGCGGCCGTCCACATCAAGGGCGAGCTGGAGGGGCTGGGGCTGGTGCCTTTCGCCAAGACGTCCGGCGGCAGCGGCATCCATATCACCGTGCCGGTTACGCCAAGGCAGAACTGGAAGAAACTGCACCAGGCGACCAGCGCGATCGCCACGCATCTGACGGCAACCGCGCCCGACACCTTCACCACCACCATGGGCAAGGAAAACCGCAAGAAGCGCATCTTCATCGACTACCACCGCAACGCGCGCGGCCACACCTCCGCCGCGCCCTATTCGCTGCGCGCCCGCACCAATCTGCCGGCCTCGACGCCGGTGAGCTGGAGCGACCTGGAAGCGATCGATGCTCCGCAGGATCTGAACTATTCGTCGCTGCCGGGCTTGCTGGAGACGTCGGGCGATCCGTGGGCTGAGATCGACGAGTTTGCGCGGGATTTGCCGACACTGCGTTCGTCATCCTAG
- a CDS encoding Ku protein → MAPRASWKGYLKLSLVSCPVRLYPATSASERISFNQLHKKTHNRINMKPVDPELGLVERSDLVKGYEYEDKQYIIIDDADLDAVRIESNHTMNIEAFVDEGEVDVIYQDAPYYLAPDGAMAEETFAVLREAMRKSGKLAIARLVLSSRERVVTIGARENGMFVCTLRNPNEVRGTAEYFGNIPAGKPDPEMLELAEALIKQKETTFDPKNYEDRYEIALMAMIREKLKGHKPIIAAAPERGNVINLMDALKASLSQSKPPAKSKSKADEAAKPAAKKAAAGGAPENPLKASLLKAVGKSKK, encoded by the coding sequence ATGGCGCCCAGGGCAAGTTGGAAGGGTTATCTCAAGCTCAGCCTCGTCAGCTGTCCGGTGCGGTTATACCCCGCGACCAGCGCGAGCGAACGCATCTCGTTCAACCAGCTGCACAAGAAGACCCACAACCGCATCAACATGAAGCCCGTCGATCCCGAACTCGGGTTGGTCGAGCGCTCGGATCTGGTCAAGGGTTACGAGTACGAGGACAAGCAGTACATCATCATCGATGATGCCGACCTCGACGCGGTGCGCATCGAATCCAATCACACGATGAACATCGAGGCCTTCGTCGACGAGGGCGAGGTCGACGTCATCTACCAGGACGCGCCCTACTACCTGGCGCCGGATGGGGCGATGGCGGAGGAGACGTTCGCCGTGCTGCGCGAGGCGATGCGCAAATCCGGCAAGCTGGCGATCGCGCGGCTGGTGCTGTCCAGCCGCGAACGGGTGGTGACGATCGGCGCACGCGAGAACGGCATGTTCGTGTGCACCTTGAGAAACCCGAACGAAGTGCGTGGCACGGCTGAATATTTCGGCAACATTCCGGCCGGCAAACCGGACCCGGAAATGCTTGAACTCGCCGAAGCGCTGATCAAGCAGAAGGAAACCACCTTCGATCCGAAGAATTACGAGGACCGCTATGAGATCGCGCTGATGGCGATGATCCGCGAGAAGCTCAAGGGCCACAAGCCGATCATCGCGGCGGCGCCCGAGCGCGGCAATGTCATCAACCTGATGGATGCGCTGAAGGCCAGCCTGTCGCAGTCGAAGCCGCCGGCCAAGTCGAAGAGCAAGGCCGACGAGGCGGCGAAGCCTGCCGCCAAGAAGGCGGCAGCGGGCGGGGCTCCTGAAAATCCGCTGAAGGCCAGTCTGCTGAAGGCGGTCGGCAAGAGCAAGAAATGA
- a CDS encoding tetratricopeptide repeat protein has translation MTAPAVAGGVFGTIGALAAFPLRLAAREVERRHGQLRRGITRRTTHVVFGRTLLAKAGLTKNGDAGIERRVAAERAAGRILISENGFLRLLGLMMAPEASSLSRQSLIDQSRLSGDNLDLLSLFDAFEHDAEPYSFRDLILARKYAGLVASGATWGAIARSVHRSGPVASLTAKSLAVGSQHGRADGIYLEGGQSELDGQLLFDLGSAPQGDDTLEDLFAEAEAVEEGGDHEGAAALYQRCLAIDPNDAIAAFNRANCLRAASHAADAAHDYARAIKLDPAFVEAWFNLAGLMSEQGRDASARRHLQKAIALDKAYADPVFNLARLEFDAGNLPEARRLWVRYLELDAESEWAGVAAKGVQFVDMQLARTAG, from the coding sequence ATGACGGCACCGGCCGTCGCGGGCGGCGTCTTCGGCACGATCGGCGCGCTGGCGGCGTTTCCGCTCAGGCTCGCCGCTCGCGAGGTCGAGCGCCGGCATGGCCAGCTCAGGCGCGGCATCACCCGGCGCACCACGCATGTCGTGTTCGGCCGTACGCTTCTCGCCAAGGCTGGCCTCACGAAAAACGGCGATGCCGGGATCGAGCGCCGCGTCGCCGCCGAACGTGCGGCAGGGCGCATCCTGATCAGCGAGAACGGCTTCTTGCGCCTGCTCGGCTTGATGATGGCGCCGGAAGCATCGTCGCTGTCCCGGCAGTCGCTGATCGACCAGTCTCGGCTGTCCGGCGACAACCTCGATCTGCTGTCGCTCTTCGACGCGTTCGAGCATGATGCGGAGCCCTATTCCTTCCGCGACCTGATCCTGGCGCGCAAATATGCCGGGCTGGTGGCCAGCGGCGCGACTTGGGGAGCGATCGCGCGCTCCGTGCACCGCTCCGGCCCGGTGGCTTCGCTCACCGCCAAGTCGCTCGCTGTCGGCTCGCAGCATGGCCGCGCCGACGGGATCTATCTCGAGGGCGGCCAGAGCGAACTCGACGGGCAGTTGCTGTTTGACCTGGGCAGCGCGCCACAAGGCGACGACACGCTGGAAGACCTGTTCGCCGAGGCAGAAGCGGTGGAGGAGGGGGGCGACCATGAAGGTGCCGCCGCGCTCTACCAGCGTTGCCTCGCCATCGACCCGAATGACGCCATCGCCGCCTTCAACCGCGCCAACTGCCTGCGCGCCGCCAGCCACGCGGCCGATGCCGCGCATGATTATGCCAGGGCGATAAAACTCGACCCCGCTTTCGTCGAAGCCTGGTTCAACCTCGCCGGACTGATGAGCGAGCAAGGCCGCGACGCCTCGGCGCGACGGCACCTGCAGAAGGCGATCGCTCTCGACAAGGCCTATGCCGACCCGGTGTTCAACCTGGCACGGCTGGAATTCGACGCCGGCAATCTGCCTGAGGCGCGGCGGCTGTGGGTGCGGTATCTGGAACTCGACGCGGAGTCCGAATGGGCGGGGGTGGCGGCCAAGGGCGTGCAGTTCGTGGATATGCAGTT